DNA from Litoribacterium kuwaitense:
TCGAAGCAAACGGCATGGTATATGACACGAATGCTTGAAGGGGTTATGGCTGAAGGAACGGGTGCAGGTCACGGCTATGGGGGAGCGATTGCCGGAAAACAGGAACGACACAATATGATGCCGTCCAAGGAGGAAATCGAGACCTATGGTTTGCCGGCTATACGCCCAAATGGACCGGTGTCGTCTGGATGGGGTACGACAAAACGACTACAGAGACATACATCAATGAAGGTAGTCAGGCGGCAACGAAGCTCTTCACGTCTGTCCTTCCAGAAGATCATGAAGCACTTGCTTTCCAAAAGCCAGCTGGTGTGAGTGATATGGAAGAACCAGTGCACCTTGCAGACATAAACGATTTATCCGTCGATGATACATTCCACTTGTTTGATTGGAATCGAATGGAGTTGTCTTGGACACCACAGGAAGACGAGCGCGTCATATATCGAGTCTATCAAAAAACAGCGGACGAGCACCGGATGATTGGTGAAGTGACAGGAAAAGGCTCTTATACCCTCTCGCATCTGCCTGCGTTTTTTTCGGGAAGCTTTTATGTTGTGCCTTATAACCCACAAACAAAGCTCGAGGGAAAACAGTCTAATGTCGTAGAGGTGTCTTAAGTGACGTTACATGTTACACGATGATCGGAGGAGATGGGGGACTTGAATAAAGCATTTCAGGAAGAAAAGGTACGGCTGGAAGCTGTGCTTCACGTGATCGCTAAGCAACACAAAGCGATTTATGAAGAACTAGAAGCGTATCGTGCGGATTTACAAATGGATCGCAAGCATTTTGGGATGGGCTGTCAATTGATAATTCAAGCTGGGAAAGCAAGATGGAAACTTCTGTCGAAATTCGCTCAAAAGCAGTTGAGCTCAAGCGGCTTGAAGATACGTATCGGCAAAAAAGGGATGCCTATGTGAGGCTTGAGAAGCAATTAAATACACCATACTTTGGACGGGTCGATTTTCAGGAGCAAGGAACAAAAGAGGTTGAGCAGCTGTATATAGGGACATTTTCTCTCCGTGATGAACACGGCGAGCTCCTCGTCTACGATTGGCGAGCCCCTATCTCGAATTTGTTTTATAATACGGTGACTCTTGGCGAAGCGTCGTTTCCTTCCCCCGCGGGTACTGTTCGTGGTGACGTGCATTTAAAAAGACAAATTGATATTAAACGAGGCGAGCTGTTGCATGTCTTTGATACCGAAGTGACCGTTGGAGATAAAATGCTAGAATCACTTGCTGGTGAAGCTTCAGATACGAAGATGAAAACGATTGTAGCGACGATTCAAAAAGAACAGAACGATATCATCCGCGGTCAGTTGAAAACGACGATGGTCGTTAACGGTGTCGCCGGCAGCGGAAAAACGTCTATAGCACTGCAAAGGGTCGCTTATTTGCTTTATTCATATAAAGACAAGCTCACACATGAAGACTTTCTTTTACTGTCACCCAACCCAATGTTTAGAGAATACTTGTCTAATGTACTGCCACAGCTCGGTGAAAAAAATATCCACCAGCTCATGCTGTATGATCTTATGGTTCAGTTAAGTGGAAAAGAAAACAAAGTCGAACATCCATATGACTTTTTAGAACGGACACACCGACAGTCTTCGAGTACTGCGAGCGATGCCGTTTATGCATTTAAGACGTCAATGGCTTTTGTTCATTTAGTCGAAGCGTATGTGAGATCACTCAAAGACAAAGGTCCAGTTTTTCGCGATATACGGATTGAAGACAAAGTGCTGCTGTCTGCTGCTTTTCTACAAAAGACATTTAAAGACATGCCGCTTGACCAGCCGATCAGCGAGCGGTTACAACGCTTAAAAAAAGAGGTAAGGCAGCGACTGGCGCATATGGAAAAGCAGGTGTTTCAAAAGCATTTAAATCGCCTGCAAAACCGTGACGATTATGTTGGTGAAGAAAGTGAATTGAAGCAACGGAGTAAAAAGTATGCTCGCCGGTTAATGCAGTCAGCGCTTACGCAAGTACAACAATTGACGTTTATTGATTTTTATCGCACTTACACGCAAATGTACTCACAAGAGCTACCAGACATTGCACATTGGGACGACATATCACGTCAATCACTCGCAGCGCTTCAAAAAGGTCAGCTTCCGTACGCAGAAGCCGCTGGGTTGATTTATATGAAGAATGTGTTGCTCGATCGGCGGTCTTATAAAGAAAGACAGGTCATGGTTGATGAAATGCAAGATTACACGCCAATTCAACTACGCTTGCTTACGCACTATTTTCCTAGAGCGCAGTTTACGCTATTTGGGGACATTCATCAGGCAATTTTTCGATTTCCTACCGAGGACGACCCATTTGCTAAATTTCGCACGCTCTTCGGAGAAGTTCAAGTATCATCTTTGTATACGAGCTATCGATCGACGAAACCAATCGTCTCTTTTGCGTCAAATCTGTTACCTCAACCGATTCGGATGGAGGCCATTGATCGACCGGGAAAGCCACCTGTAGTTCAGCAGTTTTCGGATGAGAGCGAATGGGAGGAGCAGGTTTGTCAAGCGATTCAAGAATGGGAAGGTGAGGGGCTACAAACTTTTGCGATCGTTGCGAAGCATTCTAACCAGGCAGAAAAGCTCTATCAAGTGCTACAGCCTCATCTCGATTGCCAGCTCATTTCGAAAACATCTTCTTCAATATACAAAAAGATTGCCGTCATCCCATCTTATATGAGTAAAGGGCTAGAATTTGATGGCGTTATCGTCGCGGATGCCGGGGAAGCCTATTATAACGATACACAGGATCGATACTTGCTTTATACGATTTGTACGAGACCACTTCACCGGTTGCTCGTACTGCATCAATCGTCTTTTCAAGCTCAATAATTGGTGCTAAGGAGGGACGCATTTGCGTTGCCTCCTCTTTTTGAGATACTTTTAAAGCATTCAGTCTATTAGGCGTCACATGTGATATTAAACGACACATCCTAGGTGAACGGTATGGAACATAAAAAGAAACGTACGCTATATAAGCTGTTAAGGAGACTCATTTTAGTACCTATTGGCGCTATGATTATTGCCATTGGCTTAGAAATCTTTCTCGTGCCTAATGAAATTATTGATGGTGGAATTACGGGGATTTCCATTATGCTTTCAACATTGACGCCAGGTGACCTTGGCTTATACTTGTTTCTGTTAAATTTACCATTTGTATTTTTAGGATACTCACAGATGGGAAAGACGTTTGCACTCACGACCCTTTTCGGTATCTCTTGTTTAGCCGTCAGCACTTATATGCTGCACTCAGTTCCAGCGTTTGTCGATGATACATTGCTTGCTGCTGTATTTGGAGGCTTGCTCGTTGGTTTTGGAGTAGGATTGGTGATTAGAAACGGTGGAACGACAGACGGGACGGAAGTGCTCGCGGTATTATTTACGAAAAAAACGTCGTTCTCTGTCGGAGAGATCATCATGTTTATGAATATCTTTATCATTTCAGCGGCGGGTTTTGTTTTTAATTGGGAAAGTGCGCTTTATTCGATGATTGCTTATTTTATTGCTTATAAAATGATTGACGCGACGGTGGCCGGAATGGATGGCTCGAAATCGGTATGGATTATTTCCGAAAACGCACATACGATTGGTGAAGCGATTAATGAGCAGCTTGGTCGAGGGGTCACTTATTTATACGGGGAAGGTGCTTTTTCAGGCGATAATAAAAAAGTTATCTTTACCGTCATTACACGTGTTGAAGAATCAAAACTACATAATCTTGTGGAAGAGATTGATGAGGACGCATTTCTAGCTGTAGGTAACATTCAAGATGTCAAAGGCGGACAGTTTAAGACGAAGGACATCCATTAAGTCAATCGGATCGATTGATGCGATCCAAAGCGGTTTTCCATGATAGAAAACCGCTTTGGATCTGCCGAGTTACTTTGTCCAGTTCGCTTCGATCCAAGCAATGACTTCGACAAGCGCATGCTCATCGTTGCTACAGCATTGATACGGAGCACATTGCAAAATGGGTCCACAAGCATTTGACACCGCAAAACCAGCGCCGGCAGTTTCAAGCATCACTTTGTCGTTCATATTGTCCCCGACGGCGCACACCCGCTCTATCGGGATCTGTAAAGAAGCAGCCAGCTTTGTCAGTGCTTTTCCTTTAGATACCGCTGGCGGTAGCAACTCTAAAAACATCGCATCTGACCTGACGTAATGTCCGATCGGTGTCTCTTCAGGTGCTTCCAGCTCCATTTGGTCGATTCTTTCATGCTCATCGACGAAAATGACTTTTTGCCATGGCTGCGGCACGTCAACAAGTGAATTGACTTTTTCACTCGTAAATCGCTCAACGCGGAGGTGTTCATCAATTAAGCGGTGGTGACGAGCGATATACAGCACGCCGTCATGATAAATTTCTGTCCCGCAGGTTGGATAAATCGACATATAATTTTTCGTCAGTTCAACCGCATGATTTGAGAGTGTTTCTTGATATAATACCTTGTTTGTATGTAAGTCAAATATGGTGCCGCCATTATAAAAAATACCAGGTGCGTTTATCGTGACATCATTAAGGTAATGCATTGCCGATTCAGGCATGCGGCCTGTTGCTAATGTAAAGGTGCCACCATGTTCGACAAAATAGTCAATCGTCTTTTTATTTTCACGGCTGATTCGTTTATCTGAGTCTAGCAGCGTACCATCCATATCGGATACGAGTAAGATTCCAGAAAATTTTTTATCCTTCAAGGCAATCACTTCCTTCTAGTGGTGATAATCTCACGTTACGGCCATTTGTTCAAGTCCTTTTCGTTGAATAAGCCCTTATGTGGCATAGGTCGTACGTTTCTTATATAATTGAATACGTTTCAATTGATCGACTTGAAAAAGTCGTTTCCGTATGTTGACCTTGAGGCTCACTCGTCCTCTCGTGACTTTTGCCTTCGCTCGCTTCTTTTTCCAGGATTAAAAATTATAGAAGAGTTGCTAAGCAGACGCTAAAAAGCTGTTGAAAAGAGTTAGCAAAGAGTTTATCTATACTTTGCACCGGCTTGAAAAAAGTCGATTTCATGACAATCGCATACGAAGGCTGTTATCTTTATGAAAACTTCGTTACGATATAGTAAAGAAAACGTGATGATTATCGTTGGAAAGGGGTCGTTTAAATGGCGATCATAAATGATGCATATTTGCGGGCGTGCCGAGGGGAGTCGGCTCCGCACACACCTGTTTGGTATATGAGGCAGGCGGGTCGTTCGCAGCCTGAATATCGAAAAATTAAAGAGACCCACTCTTTAAATGAAATTACGTATGACCCAGAATTATGTGCTTATGTCACGCGTCTGCCTGTCGAACAATATGGTGTAGATGCGGCAATTTTGTATAAAGATATTATGACGCCTCTCCATGGGGTAGGACTTAACGTTGAAATTCAAAGTGGCGTAGGTCCAGTCGTTGATGAGCCTGTACGAACGTATAAAGACGTGGAAGCGATCGGGCAATTAAATGCCAAAGAAAGCATTCCTTACGTACTTGATACGATCCGTTTATTAAAAACGCAGCTCGACGTTCCACTTATTGGTTTTAGTGGGGCGCCGTTTACTTTGGCAAGCTATTTAATTGAAGGTCGTCCTTCCAAAAATTATCATCGTACGAAAGCGATGATGTATAGTGAGCCAAAGACGTGGTCTCTGCTGATGGAACGCCTTGGAGACATGGTTGTCACTTATGTCAAAGCGCAAGTAGACGCTGGCGTTGATGCCATTCAATTGTTTGACTCTTGGGTAGGCACTTTAAATGCGGAAGAATACCGCCGAGCGGTTAAGCCAGTGATGCTTCGAATTGTTAAGGAAATTAAAGCGTTTGGTGTTCCAGTGACCATCTTTGGTGTCGGAGCAAGCCATTTAGCATTGGATTGGCATGATCTAGCTGTTGACGTCGTCGGATTGGATTGGCGTTTGCCAATTAATGAAGCACGCGGACTTGGGATTCAAAAAACAGTGATGGGGAATTTAGACCCAGCCTTGCTGCTAGCGCCATGGGACGTGATTGAATCGCGCGCACGTGCCATTATTGATCAAGGAGTGCAAACTGACGGCTTCATTTTCAATTTAGGCCATGGTGTTTTTCCACAAGTGTCACCAGCTACTTTAAAAAAGCTAACGCAGTTTGTACATGCTTATTCTGAAGAAGCTAAAGCGAAAAGAGGCGATGTCCGTTGAGTAAAAAAAGAATTGGGCTACTCGTGATGGCATACGGTACTCCCTATGAAGAAAAAGATATTGAACCTTACTATACACACATTCGCAGAGGAAGAAAGCCGTCTCTCGAAATGCTAGACGATCTAAAAAATCGCTACAAGGCGATTGGCGGCATCTCACCGCTCGCTAAAATAACGAAGGCACAGGCGGAAGCGTTGCAGGATGAGCTTAATAAACGCTACGAAGATCGTGAATTTGTCCTATATATAGGCTTAAAGCATATTACGCCGTTCATTGAAGAGGCTGTCGATGCGATGAAAGCTGACGGAATTGAGGAAGCGGTCAGTATCGTTCTTGCGCCTCACTACTCGACTTTTTCAGTTAAGTCCTATAATGGAAGAGCACAAAAACACGCTGAAGAGATTAATGGACCAACCATTACGTCTGTGGAAAGCTGGTATGAGGAGCCGAAGTTTATTCAGTATTGGGTCGATGCAATCGAAGCCGTTTATCAGGAGCTTCCGGCTGTCGAACAGGACAAGTCTGTGTTGATCGTTTCAGCGCACTCCTTGCCAGAGAAAATTTTGCAGGATGGAGATCCTTATCCAGAACAGCTTCAAGCAACAGCACAGGCGATTAAAGAAGGTGCTCCTTCTGTAGGAGAGATAGCGATTGGGTGGCAAAGTGAAGGAAATACACCCGATCCGTGGCTTGGACCAGATGTCCAAGACTTGACGAGAGATTTATACGAATCACACGGATACGAGGCTTTTATTTATGCTCCCGTCGGATTTGTGGCTGATCATCTTGAAGTGCTTTATGACAACGATTATGAGTGTAAGGTCGTCACTGATGAGCTCGGTGTGTCTTATTACCGGCCGCCGATGCCAAACACATCCCCTCAATTTATTGAAGCGTTGGCAGACGCCTGTCAGCGGAAGTTGACTTAAAGGAGCGTCGAACGATGACAAAGAACATTGTCGTGATTGGAGGAGGGATCACTGGCCTTACAGCAGCGTATCGGTTAGAACAAGCTGCACGAGAGTCAAACGGCCAACTGTCATACACCTTATTAGAAGCGTCACCCCGTCTTGGAGGAAAGATTCGTACTTTGTATAAAGATGGCTTTATTATCGAGCGTGGTCCCGATTCTTTTTTAGAACGAAAAACGAGCGCGGCCGAGCTATGTAAAGAAATAGGTCTTGAGGACGAGCTGGTCAGAAATACGACCGGGCAGTCTTACGTGTTGATTGACGAGACTCTCCATCCTATACCTAAAGGTGCAGTGATGGGGGTTCCGACATCATTTCGGCCTTTTATCACTTCAAAGATGTTTACTCCTGTCGGCAAGCTGCGAGCGAGTGCTGATATCTTTATCCCTAAAAGCAATGAGACCGGTGACCAATCCGTCGGTGCATTTTTTCGGAGACGTCTCGGCGACCAAGTTGTCGATCATTTAATTGAACCTTTACTCTCAGGGATTTACGGAGGCAATATCGACCGATTGAGTCTCTTTGCGACCTTTCCGCAATTTTATGAGGTGGAGCAAAAGAAGAGGTCACTCATTTTAGGAATGAAGCAATCCCGTACCAAGCCTTTACAAAAGAAGAAAGGTCAATTTCTGACGTTGAAAAATGGGTTGGAAACCATCGTTGAG
Protein-coding regions in this window:
- the helD gene encoding RNA polymerase recycling motor HelD; protein product: METSVEIRSKAVELKRLEDTYRQKRDAYVRLEKQLNTPYFGRVDFQEQGTKEVEQLYIGTFSLRDEHGELLVYDWRAPISNLFYNTVTLGEASFPSPAGTVRGDVHLKRQIDIKRGELLHVFDTEVTVGDKMLESLAGEASDTKMKTIVATIQKEQNDIIRGQLKTTMVVNGVAGSGKTSIALQRVAYLLYSYKDKLTHEDFLLLSPNPMFREYLSNVLPQLGEKNIHQLMLYDLMVQLSGKENKVEHPYDFLERTHRQSSSTASDAVYAFKTSMAFVHLVEAYVRSLKDKGPVFRDIRIEDKVLLSAAFLQKTFKDMPLDQPISERLQRLKKEVRQRLAHMEKQVFQKHLNRLQNRDDYVGEESELKQRSKKYARRLMQSALTQVQQLTFIDFYRTYTQMYSQELPDIAHWDDISRQSLAALQKGQLPYAEAAGLIYMKNVLLDRRSYKERQVMVDEMQDYTPIQLRLLTHYFPRAQFTLFGDIHQAIFRFPTEDDPFAKFRTLFGEVQVSSLYTSYRSTKPIVSFASNLLPQPIRMEAIDRPGKPPVVQQFSDESEWEEQVCQAIQEWEGEGLQTFAIVAKHSNQAEKLYQVLQPHLDCQLISKTSSSIYKKIAVIPSYMSKGLEFDGVIVADAGEAYYNDTQDRYLLYTICTRPLHRLLVLHQSSFQAQ
- a CDS encoding YitT family protein encodes the protein MEHKKKRTLYKLLRRLILVPIGAMIIAIGLEIFLVPNEIIDGGITGISIMLSTLTPGDLGLYLFLLNLPFVFLGYSQMGKTFALTTLFGISCLAVSTYMLHSVPAFVDDTLLAAVFGGLLVGFGVGLVIRNGGTTDGTEVLAVLFTKKTSFSVGEIIMFMNIFIISAAGFVFNWESALYSMIAYFIAYKMIDATVAGMDGSKSVWIISENAHTIGEAINEQLGRGVTYLYGEGAFSGDNKKVIFTVITRVEESKLHNLVEEIDEDAFLAVGNIQDVKGGQFKTKDIH
- a CDS encoding Cof-type HAD-IIB family hydrolase, which codes for MKDKKFSGILLVSDMDGTLLDSDKRISRENKKTIDYFVEHGGTFTLATGRMPESAMHYLNDVTINAPGIFYNGGTIFDLHTNKVLYQETLSNHAVELTKNYMSIYPTCGTEIYHDGVLYIARHHRLIDEHLRVERFTSEKVNSLVDVPQPWQKVIFVDEHERIDQMELEAPEETPIGHYVRSDAMFLELLPPAVSKGKALTKLAASLQIPIERVCAVGDNMNDKVMLETAGAGFAVSNACGPILQCAPYQCCSNDEHALVEVIAWIEANWTK
- the hemE gene encoding uroporphyrinogen decarboxylase, producing MAIINDAYLRACRGESAPHTPVWYMRQAGRSQPEYRKIKETHSLNEITYDPELCAYVTRLPVEQYGVDAAILYKDIMTPLHGVGLNVEIQSGVGPVVDEPVRTYKDVEAIGQLNAKESIPYVLDTIRLLKTQLDVPLIGFSGAPFTLASYLIEGRPSKNYHRTKAMMYSEPKTWSLLMERLGDMVVTYVKAQVDAGVDAIQLFDSWVGTLNAEEYRRAVKPVMLRIVKEIKAFGVPVTIFGVGASHLALDWHDLAVDVVGLDWRLPINEARGLGIQKTVMGNLDPALLLAPWDVIESRARAIIDQGVQTDGFIFNLGHGVFPQVSPATLKKLTQFVHAYSEEAKAKRGDVR
- the hemH gene encoding ferrochelatase, which gives rise to MSKKRIGLLVMAYGTPYEEKDIEPYYTHIRRGRKPSLEMLDDLKNRYKAIGGISPLAKITKAQAEALQDELNKRYEDREFVLYIGLKHITPFIEEAVDAMKADGIEEAVSIVLAPHYSTFSVKSYNGRAQKHAEEINGPTITSVESWYEEPKFIQYWVDAIEAVYQELPAVEQDKSVLIVSAHSLPEKILQDGDPYPEQLQATAQAIKEGAPSVGEIAIGWQSEGNTPDPWLGPDVQDLTRDLYESHGYEAFIYAPVGFVADHLEVLYDNDYECKVVTDELGVSYYRPPMPNTSPQFIEALADACQRKLT